The Alligator mississippiensis isolate rAllMis1 chromosome 11, rAllMis1, whole genome shotgun sequence genomic interval TCTCTTACATTTAAGAATCTGTAATCTTGTGTATCAGTTGTGGTTTTACATTAATGCATACTGCATTGCATAAATAcatctatttatttatattgcacTGCATTTTCCCTCAATATGCAACATCCCCTCAACTGAGTTTCTCCACCAGCAGATTTTAAGATGGAGTTCCAGCTGACAGCTTATATGTATTAGTTAAGGTGGAATGCATTATAAGAATAATGTCATTACAGGAAAACTAAAACAGGAAATTAATTGTTGAACAAAGTAACATGTTCTAGCAAGAAATGCACAGATAAGGTATAGTTTCAACTCTGTCTTGCAGCGACTTTCTCAACAGAAGAAAACATGGATTTAAAACTGTAAGTccacaaataaaatatttaaaaaccattATATACTATAAAGTTCCTATTTTTCACATCTTTTCAGTGAGTAGTTTTTGGTTTAGAAATTTCCTCAAGGATCTTTTTACTTCCTGGTTTCTCAAGGTGTAGATCACAGGGTTCAGCACTGGGGTAACAACACTGTACATGAGGGTAGGAATCATATCTCTTTCATAGGATGCCCCAGAGGAAGCAAGCATGTAGTTGCGAAGCACTGGAATATAGAATAGAGACACCACCATGAGGTGGGATGCACAGGTGGAAAAAGCCTTGGTCCTGCTTTCCCATGAGTGCACTttcaggaggaggaagatgacGATATAGAGGTAGGAGAGGAGGGTGAGCATACAAGGACCCAGGGCAATACTCCCTGTAACAATATTGAGTAGAATGAGGTTgaggtgggtgctgctgcaggccaaACTCAGCAGGGGTTTGATGTCGCAGAAGAAGTGGTGGACATGGTGGGGACCACAGAAGTGTAGTTGAGAGGTCATGACTGAGTGCATCAGGGCATACAGGAAGCCAGCGCTCCAGGTGGTCACTGCCAGGAGTAGGCAGACCTGCTTACTCATGACCACTGTATACCTCAGTGGGTTGCAGATAGCCACATACCGGTCATAGGCCATAACGCCTAGCAGCATAGCTTCACTGCTGCCCAAAAAGTGGAagaagtggagctgggccagacAGCCTGTCAACGAGATGGCCTGGTGTCCTGAACTGAAGCTAGCCAGCATCTTGGGCACAGTGACTGTGGAATAGAAGATGTCCAGGCAGGATAGATTGCCcaagaagaagtacatggggctgtgaAGTTTGGTCTCAGCTATCAACACAGCCATGATGGCACCATTCCCCAGCAAGCTGGCCACATACATTATAAGGAAGAGAGCAAAGAGGAATTTCTGCAGCCACCAGACATTGGTCAGACCCAAGAGGATGAACTCATTCACTTGTGTCAGATTCTCCACCCCTCTGTGAGGAAGAACGTAACATGAGGAACAAAGCAGTCATTAAACATTGACTAGGAAGCACCTTATCTGGTAGGTTGTACCCTCACTAAATGAAGTCACCATGTCCctgtgggcatgtgtagacaaaatgggggccctaaatttctccagcagtgggaaggggagggcaagctgttggtgggcagagtggtccctgggctgtgggggggaggaggggaaaaaagggctgatgcttccctccatggcagtggtgccccccccccacccggtggcacccacccacaagcACCTGGCTTTGGTGGTCCTGGGGGATGCCGCAGccatagagggaagcactgggcccctgcacagctcaggtaggcagtCAGGCTCCGGGGGGGGGAAGATCAGGTtcactgcttccttttttttcttgggtggagcctgccttccagggctgctgccaggctgcttgcatggccttcctgcagagccacagagctgcacagagcccagtgcttcactctgcagctgtaggggctgcaaactaaaactccttggaacAGTTTTAGTTTACTGTACCCCAAgccatttaaggcacattatgacaccaaatttgctacaactgctggaattaatgcacaatacaccactgatgcatgcaaacaccaacaacaTAAAAGCCATGAAAAcacatttaacccactttaaagtgtcatgtataaatgcccatcattttgtctacacatggcttGTGAGGAAAAGTGTCAGAAGCAAGAGAAGTCACTACTCATCTGCTTGAATTTAGTCACATAATTAATTACCTTGATGAATTTAGGATATAGCTTCagagttggtagggttggaagagacctgagcagctcaagcccgaccccctgccatgggcaggaatgaatgctgggatcatatgaccccagctaggtgattgtctagcctccttttgaaaaacCCCAAGGtaagagtgagcaccacttcGTATAGATTAACACAAAGATCCAACAGATTCATAGACTAGTTAATGGAGCACTGTCACCTTTATCAGGCTGCTTTCATTCCTGTCATGTCTTACAATTAAACCTTACTTTCCAGGAATGTTGTATCATTTCCACCAGCTAACCTGGGCTAGGGTACAACAACTTATTATGACACATACTTTCTCTCCTCTGGGCCTTGGGTTTTGAAGTTTGTTCCCAGAATCCTACACAAATTAGACACCTACTTTTTTAATGTATACATGTGTATTTTTAGTACAAACACAAGAtttgaagaaaattaaaattgaaaacaGACTATGTACATTTATATCTTACTCCCAGTTTTGTCATCATATAGTGGCAACCAAGTCAGGACTTGCCTCACCTCTCCTTGCCCTTCCTCACCATTCCTctcttctgaatgatttccttgtctaaaattttatttttagccTGGATCTATCCATCTACTTCACCCTACCCATGAACCTGGGGCCCTTTCAAAACACATTGAGTTGTTTCTTTTCCTGCCTTTAGGAGATCAAAGCCATTTTGGGATCTTCTTTTGcatggagggtggagggaggagacAGAATTATCCAAGCTAATGGTTCTGAGGGTTACAGTAGGCCTTAAGCTGAATGTGAGCTTAAAAAAGTGCAAACAGAGCCAACAGAATTCTGGGTTGTATTAAAAGGAttttctcttgcaaatcaagcTAAATTATTCTTCCACCCCATTTAGCATTGATAtagtctcacctggagtactatatccagttttgggccccacccttcaataaggatgtggacagattagagagtccagaaaaaaaaatagacttcTGGGAACATGATTTGCAAGGAAAGCCTGAAAGAActtggattatttagtctggagaagagaagactgagggggcatttgataatagtcttcagcCCCCTGAAGGATAGTTATAAGGAAGAAGATAGACTATGCTTtgtagctgggggtggggaggtggggatggagtgtAGATGAAAGTGATTTCAAATTGAAGCAGGGAGAAGTTAAGAAGACCTTGCTCACCAGGAGCGTGGTTAAGCTTTGGAACAGGTTAACTAGAGAAAATGTGAAATCGCCATCCTTAGAAGAtttaaagagcaggttagaccaGTATTGTAACAAGAGGTGGGTAAGTGGGGCCCCAGTCCTAGGAACTGATTTAGAGAAGGTACAAATTGGTGGCTGTTGCTGCTATAATACCTTTCATAGTTATATTGGAAGGTTTCTATCACCATCTATTCTTTTTCCTACTTCTTTCAGATATCTCCATATACAGTTAAACCATCCAGTTCAAACAATAAGCACAACCCCAATAACCAGGCTGGCAGCTATGCAGTACTATTACATTGTGATGTGACAGCTCCACATCAAACAACACTGAAGACAGATGGAGTGATAGGGTTACTTCTGGCCATTATATCAACTAACAGTATGTGATTGGAACACATGCTAGGGGATTACATAATAATGTTCTCAGTTTGGGTGCTTTGTCTAGTGCCACTCACAGTTCAGCCACCTtactgggggatgggggtggggggacatatataatatatatagcaTATGGGAAAATGCATTATCTGTACTATAAATAGTTTTTGAGGAATCTATCTAATAAGTGCTCCTGCCCTTGCTACACGCTGCTTCAGCCCTGTCCTATTTGTTCCCCACCCAGTTCCAGTGCTGCCTTTTACTTAGCACCCAAGGGTCATACCCTGGTCACCCACCCTTAATTACACTTCCTCATAGACAACCAAATCAAGTCTGATCTTTGCCTGAGGTCTGAGGCTTATTTTGTCTGAGGTCTGAGCTTTGTTTAATTGTTCTTTTATTGATTGGGTACTGTGGGACTagagatggaaagaaagaaatagatatagatacacttatagatatagatatataaagagagagagaaaaaatgtaaaacattaaGAATTGTTTTATTTATAGATGCAGAAAATGATACAGAAACCTGAACGTACCTTCCACTCATTAGAACCCTCATTGTGAAGACAGAAAACTGTTTTGGTACTTCTCAGTAATTTCTGCAGTttcaggaaggaggagagaaaatGCCATGAGCTGTACTAATATTGGTTGTGAAAACCTCTTTTTCAGCGGAGCAAAGAAACCCTTTTTAACAGAGTCACACTCTTGGAAACACCCAGTTCTCTCCATGGACAGACAATCTTGTTTCTTCCTGTTGCCCCCAAGGGAAAAGTCCCGTGAGTTCCTTGAGTTTGTTCAAACAAGTCAAATGTTCCCTCCAGAGATCTGGCTCAGCATTACTGGGCAGACTTGGTCTAAGACTTCAGAGGAATCTAAGGTTTTTACTTGGTCACTAAATGGCCATAAAGATTTGATGTCATTGCTGTCCTAGGCCCCTTTGAAAAGCTCAGCTTTTAGCTGATTGGAAAactgaatgaaaaagaaaacagacagaAATTTATTACTAGTATTTGACTAAGCTTACTTCTTTTGACTTCATCATAAATGGGTACAATGTGGAACTTTTGTAAGGGTTGGGATAACACAGAGCATTGGAACTTAGTATGCAAAACAACTCTAGGGACATCTACCGGAGGTGGAAATGTCAGGGATGCCAAATTGACTTGGGCAATGAAAGGAGCTGTTTAAGGGAAGCCCCTATCTATATTGTGCTACTTCTGGAGGATATGGTGCTTCTTTCACAGATTCCCCAAGGGAGCACTTGCTTGGGACTTCCAATCTTGTATCATCTCTTTGATTGCTCCATGAATCTTGCCAAGAAATAGTTGTTAGAGTGTGTGAACTTGACTTCTCAGACTTTGAGACCAGGCCTTCTTGACCCTGTTCCCTATCAGGCTTATGTGGACCCCTTGGGCTTAATTCCCTGAGATAAACTTTACCTGTTCAGTAGATGGAAAGTACCAAGAGGCCCAAATTCAGTGAAAAAGCCATCCtttcttaaaagaaaacagcCTTTACTGCTACACATTGAAATGTCAGGGAGGGTCCTTTTTCCACAAAGCTCAAGAAATCTGCCAGGAAATAATATCCCTGGTTGTTCTCTCTCAGACTCTTTAAGCTTCTTTCTTCCTGCCTATCTTAAGGGAGTCTCAAAATTTTCTTAGTGagcttaggccaggggtgggcaaaatacgaccCATCGGCCAGATCACATCCGGCCCACAGGACTgtaaacatttagaaaataaatatttatttgttcctgGCTACGTGTCAAAGATTACAGGAGCCAGGTACAGTATGACCCAAGGCAAGCCAGCATCAGGACCCAGTAgcaagccccctccccagccctgcccccccccccccgcccaaccaGGAGCCCCTGCCTATCAGAGGCTTTgggcctgggactgtggggctgttcctgcttccctgcaccagaccagggaatgcagcccttgacagctttacaaaacttggtaagtggccctctgtgcaaaataattgcctgcccctggcttaggCCCTCAGAACCATGGACAAGAAATAGGCCTAGTTGTCTATCTCCGTGTTCTTTGGGTTTCCCCTTTCAGGAACTGCCTTCAAGTGCCTCTATGGCACCAGAAACAGAAAGGAGTCTCTTCAGGTTCTTGTGTGGGACCACTTGATAGAATAGGATAGCACAATACGCAGTTGTTACTTGATCTCCTAATAGATAAGTTAGGCAGGTCTCTACAGCTCTGTTTGCAAACACAATAAACCTTCTTTCCACTGTACAAACCACTCATAGAAAGCGTGGCATGCAATATCGTTCTAACATAGACACATTTAAACCAAAAAGTTTACACAAAGCCATCGTCTATCACACTTCCCCAGCAACAGATTCCTGGGAGGACAAGCCTGGTTTGAGGGCTCTTAGGAGAGAAAAAGCATCCCTTTCAACTCACAAACCACTTGAAACTTAAGTTCAAATTCCTGGCACCCCAGGGATGGCAAGCAATCAAGAATGCCATTGACTCTGTGTTTGCCAAGCTACAGATTTCATGCTGCCATGGGAACAGTGATATCTTTTGAAGTGCTACAGATAATGCTCCTCCATTGCACTTTAGCTTCTATGCAACTGCAGGCAGTTATACATCCTTTATTCCTGCCTAATCTCATTGAATCATGAACCTCTGCAAGGCAGCAAGCTCACTGGTACCAACCTGAGTGATCAGTGGAACATCTGAGACCTTATGCTTTGAGATCACAAACATGGAGGAAGCACAGAGGCACACCTAGTGCTACAGCTACATGTATTCCTGAATTAACCAGCAGTCAAGACACTTTCCTGAGGACATTTAAAATCATCTTGTCTATCCAAAGATCTCTAGAAGACTTTTCTTATCTAGGTAAAATGTGTATTCTAGTATtttccccactgcctcatgctccAGACCCCTTGAACGGGCTTATTTGTTGTGCCAAGGTATGGTGGACCCTCCAGGAAAACTTTAAGAGTCCCTTAATTAGGGATGCCACTGGGAATACACCTATGGATTCCTCCTCCCTGTGGAATGAGACTTTGCAGTATTTGAGAGGCTAATGTGTTCCAATGATCTTCAGAGTTATGTCATCTGGAGTTTTACACTCCTGGCAGAGTCGCACATGGCAAACAGACTAGAGAGAAGGGTCTTTTCCAGCTGAAAATCCAAGCCCCAGTCCTCAGTGGTGGATCGGATAGAAAAAGGTGTCAGGATCTCAAGATCTGTAAAGATGGAAAAAGGCTGCACCAAGGTGGAGGTCTCCTGTCATCCAGGATTTTCCCCTACCACTGGGTCCAGGCCTAGTTAAGATTGCGTGATTGTTGGTTCTGCCCATTGGCTTCCTCCTGTTAAAGTCCTGCATAggcttctaccacaggaaacaacaCTCTACCAACCAGCAGTCTCTTTCTTAGCAGTTGTTCGTATGAAGAGTAAGCAAGTCACCCTGTGGAAATAGAGGGTGGAGGATTGGGTCATCCTAAGGACCTGTCACTTCCTACCATTACCCTCTCTCAACAGCTAGTGATAGAAGTCAGAGAGTATGAGGGAAGGAGGGATAATTTTCTAAGTACCTGTGAAGAAGCAGTATAATCAGAGCAAAAGGCAGTAGAATGGGTCCCAGAACACTTCAGAAAGGTCCCCACTGTTGCCCAAGGGTTTGGACTAAATGCTCTCACATTCAGCAGAAGCCTGTTCCCCAGAGGTATTGGAGGGTGGTGGGATTGGGGTGAGCACAGACATTTGTAGCGTCATCCTGGCATCGACCATATATCAACAAGCCAACGTAAGGAACCATAACCAGGTGTGTTAGCATCAAGTCTAGCAAATTCCAGACATGGTATCTTCAGCACCAGGAACTTCCATTTGCAGTTGCTTTGCTGGTGGAATTTAAGGTGGTccgctccccctcccttccatctagcttcacacaccccacacaatTTTCCAGGATGTGTCCTGTTCTTCGTTGCCTGTGTCTTCCTTAGGTATCAGAGAAGGACCTTGCATCCTCCCATAGATGGCCCTGTCATGCTATGGGGGCATGAGACTG includes:
- the LOC132243799 gene encoding olfactory receptor 12D1-like, producing the protein MRVLMSGRGVENLTQVNEFILLGLTNVWWLQKFLFALFLIMYVASLLGNGAIMAVLIAETKLHSPMYFFLGNLSCLDIFYSTVTVPKMLASFSSGHQAISLTGCLAQLHFFHFLGSSEAMLLGVMAYDRYVAICNPLRYTVVMSKQVCLLLAVTTWSAGFLYALMHSVMTSQLHFCGPHHVHHFFCDIKPLLSLACSSTHLNLILLNIVTGSIALGPCMLTLLSYLYIVIFLLLKVHSWESRTKAFSTCASHLMVVSLFYIPVLRNYMLASSGASYERDMIPTLMYSVVTPVLNPVIYTLRNQEVKRSLRKFLNQKLLTEKM